The Deltaproteobacteria bacterium genome contains a region encoding:
- a CDS encoding VOC family protein, which translates to MRVDHVSIAVRDIDAALDFFRRCLPIAMGVDKRPGYTPDFNWCDFYVGDFKIELIEATRPDSFVRRFIDKRGEGLHHLSLEVRDLAPLLQRMEADGLRIVDRFNAGDGDLTAFISPRSAHGTLIQFWQVPHIEVPERPNHAMLRLRSGEAVTMRVDHTAIAVHDIDAALAFFRRYFPVKRRGAKHGGYDRSFALCNLRLNGYKIELIEPAKGEQSGFVARFLAKRGEGFHHLSIDVDRLDPLLAQLETDGVRIVDRTDFGAGRQTAFISPRSAHGVLIQFWQWQAPMSRT; encoded by the coding sequence ATGCGAGTCGACCACGTTTCGATCGCCGTCCGCGATATCGACGCAGCGCTGGATTTCTTTCGCCGCTGCTTGCCGATCGCGATGGGGGTCGACAAGCGTCCCGGCTATACGCCCGATTTCAATTGGTGCGATTTCTACGTCGGCGACTTCAAGATCGAGTTGATCGAAGCCACACGTCCCGACAGTTTCGTGCGGCGCTTCATCGACAAACGCGGCGAGGGCCTGCACCACCTGTCGCTCGAAGTGCGCGACCTCGCCCCGCTGCTACAGCGGATGGAAGCCGACGGGTTGCGCATCGTCGATCGCTTCAACGCCGGTGACGGCGACCTGACAGCGTTCATCTCGCCGCGCAGCGCGCACGGCACGCTCATCCAGTTTTGGCAGGTGCCGCACATCGAGGTGCCCGAGCGCCCCAACCACGCCATGCTGCGGCTGCGCTCGGGCGAGGCGGTCACGATGCGGGTCGATCACACGGCGATCGCGGTACATGACATCGACGCTGCGCTCGCATTCTTTCGCCGCTACTTTCCGGTCAAGCGTCGCGGCGCCAAGCACGGGGGTTACGACCGTAGCTTCGCGTTGTGCAACCTTCGGCTCAATGGTTACAAGATCGAACTGATCGAGCCGGCCAAGGGGGAGCAGTCCGGATTCGTTGCGCGCTTTCTCGCCAAGCGCGGCGAAGGCTTTCATCATCTTTCGATCGATGTCGACCGGCTCGACCCGTTGCTCGCCCAGCTCGAAACCGATGGCGTACGTATCGTCGACCGCACAGACTTCGGCGCTGGCCGCCAGACCGCGTTCATCTCGCCGCGCAGCGCGCACGGTGTGCTGATTCAGTTTTGGCAATGGCAAGCGCCGATGTCGCGAACGTGA
- a CDS encoding CYTH domain-containing protein, with translation MAAARVPVEIEAKLLVPSEVALDLIARLDHLGSYRLRPRRAARLHSLYLDTPKLTLAHHRVALRLRRRGRRWEMTAKWVGRVRGMIHERPELTVPLTAAPRFPFVVSAGPLRARLGALIGRHGLRPILVTDIHRRLFDVLPQHGEQALAELALDHVRLAVPTGRRETYDEVEIEAKAGSRRDVARIARLLRARFGLRLSPASKFARGLALLDG, from the coding sequence GTGGCCGCCGCGCGAGTGCCTGTGGAGATCGAAGCCAAGCTCCTCGTACCGTCCGAGGTCGCTCTCGACCTCATTGCGCGGCTTGACCACCTTGGGTCGTACCGCTTGCGCCCGCGGCGCGCTGCACGGCTGCACTCGCTCTACTTGGACACACCAAAGCTGACGCTCGCCCATCACCGCGTGGCGTTGCGCTTGCGCCGGCGGGGACGGCGTTGGGAGATGACAGCGAAGTGGGTGGGGCGCGTTCGTGGGATGATTCACGAGCGCCCCGAGTTGACCGTTCCCCTAACCGCCGCCCCGCGATTCCCGTTCGTCGTGTCGGCCGGGCCGCTGCGCGCGCGGCTCGGCGCGTTGATCGGGCGGCACGGCTTGCGGCCGATTCTCGTCACCGACATTCACCGGCGTCTCTTCGATGTCCTTCCGCAGCATGGCGAGCAAGCCCTCGCTGAGTTGGCGCTCGATCACGTACGCCTAGCGGTGCCGACTGGCCGGCGAGAAACCTACGACGAGGTCGAGATCGAAGCGAAAGCCGGATCGCGCCGTGACGTAGCGCGCATCGCGCGCTTGCTCCGGGCACGATTCGGACTGCGTCTGTCGCCGGCGTCGAAGTTTGCCCGCGGGCTAGCGCTGCTCGATGGGTAA
- the mltG gene encoding endolytic transglycosylase MltG, which translates to MRKLLVSIVVLLVMAAGVVAGAAQLAWRELHRSQPLPVAGVVVSVTPGDHFRTVANRLQAAGILRHGWLLSLWARVNALDRQVRPGDYRFERALTPIEVLDLLRSPLAALHRVTIPEGSTAEQIAAIWAAQGFGGVDAFMLAAHDPNLLADLDLPASGVEGYLFPNTYAAQWSDAPAEIIRRMVARFRAVASELDALRRQRDLTVQAWVTLASIVEKETGAPSERALVAAVFLNRLRSHWPLQSDPTVIYGIEAFDGNLTKAQLRQPTRYNTYTIPGLPPGPICNPGRAALAAVLQPAAVDSLYFVARGDGTHQFSTTLAEHNRAVDRFQRK; encoded by the coding sequence GTGCGCAAACTGTTGGTGAGCATCGTGGTGCTGCTAGTCATGGCCGCGGGTGTTGTGGCGGGAGCGGCTCAGCTTGCGTGGCGCGAGCTGCACCGGTCACAGCCGCTGCCGGTGGCTGGGGTGGTGGTGAGTGTGACGCCCGGTGACCACTTCCGCACGGTGGCCAACCGCCTGCAAGCGGCCGGCATCCTGCGCCATGGCTGGCTGCTCTCGCTGTGGGCGCGGGTGAACGCGCTCGATCGTCAGGTGCGTCCCGGCGACTATCGCTTCGAGCGCGCGCTGACGCCGATCGAGGTACTCGACCTGCTGCGCTCCCCGCTGGCGGCGCTCCATCGCGTCACCATACCCGAAGGCAGCACGGCCGAGCAGATCGCGGCGATCTGGGCCGCGCAAGGTTTCGGTGGCGTTGATGCGTTCATGCTCGCGGCGCACGACCCCAACTTGCTCGCCGATTTGGATCTGCCGGCGAGCGGGGTGGAGGGCTACTTGTTCCCCAACACCTACGCAGCGCAATGGAGCGACGCGCCCGCAGAGATCATTCGGCGCATGGTCGCGCGGTTCCGCGCGGTGGCGAGCGAGTTGGATGCGCTGCGGCGCCAGCGCGACCTGACGGTCCAAGCCTGGGTGACGCTGGCATCGATCGTCGAGAAGGAAACCGGCGCGCCGAGTGAGCGGGCGCTGGTGGCCGCCGTGTTTCTCAATCGCTTGCGTTCGCACTGGCCTTTGCAGTCGGATCCGACAGTGATCTACGGCATCGAGGCCTTCGACGGCAATCTGACCAAGGCCCAGCTGCGCCAGCCGACTCGCTACAACACGTACACCATCCCAGGCTTACCGCCGGGTCCGATTTGCAATCCGGGACGCGCCGCGCTCGCCGCGGTACTGCAACCGGCTGCCGTCGACTCCCTTTACTTCGTCGCCCGCGGCGATGGCACGCATCAGTTCTCCACTACCCTGGCCGAGCACAATCGCGCCGTCGATCGCTTCCAACGGAAGTAG
- a CDS encoding glycosyltransferase family 39 protein, whose protein sequence is MSRAHARRWASAVVGLGSLLIGITIFRTSLTDDEPYSYAFGHRIVFDGNFVRPGPFEASKLPVLALAALPERIGNWLGLDRRLAERALSLTALHTRERSYIVDNLPVYGGRLVTALFYLGIGVLVFAWGLEVYGPSGALGATLLIAFLPTLLGHAAAATTDAAATFAVLAAVYALARGLLDPTIERILLAGLACGFALLTKYSAAALAPLALIMVGIRTLTAEPIESKIRVAQAALSAVVLTGLVATVVLSAGFAFQHPLTNLNELACASRVMQALRGWIGGVALPLPYEYLTGLDQVLQQDQDRTAGGAVYLLGTLSEHGLPSFYLIATALKTPLPFLLLVLARPWRWHRRYTDLVWLAPIAWFAIEMSYGLNSQVGLRYLLPVFPFTALLAGAAWDHGRPRRWRQLATALGVLAVIEAAWNCPHYLSYFNQLIGSRVNAYRYLADSNLDWDQARFELWRWEERQQPGTYFLDARYEPRAGLVVVRASELVGVYDVATYRWLREANAHGTAHLIDSVGDAFLVFAVDPKVVLPATEAGQKSGPPGE, encoded by the coding sequence ATGAGTCGAGCCCACGCCCGCCGTTGGGCCAGTGCTGTAGTCGGGCTTGGCAGCCTATTGATTGGGATCACGATATTTCGCACGAGTCTCACCGACGACGAACCCTACAGCTACGCCTTCGGTCATCGCATTGTCTTTGACGGCAACTTCGTTCGGCCGGGCCCGTTCGAAGCGTCGAAGTTACCGGTGCTGGCGCTGGCCGCGCTGCCCGAGCGGATCGGTAACTGGTTGGGGCTCGATCGCCGCCTCGCCGAGCGCGCGCTGTCGTTGACAGCGCTGCACACGCGCGAGCGCAGCTACATCGTGGACAATCTGCCGGTGTACGGCGGTCGCCTGGTTACCGCGCTCTTCTATCTCGGCATCGGTGTCCTCGTCTTCGCCTGGGGGCTCGAAGTGTACGGGCCGAGCGGCGCGCTGGGCGCGACATTGTTGATCGCGTTTCTGCCGACGTTGCTCGGACACGCCGCCGCGGCGACCACCGACGCGGCAGCCACCTTTGCTGTCCTCGCCGCGGTCTATGCGCTGGCGCGCGGACTACTCGACCCGACCATCGAACGCATCCTGCTCGCCGGCCTCGCCTGCGGGTTCGCGCTGCTGACCAAGTACTCGGCCGCGGCGTTGGCGCCGCTGGCCCTGATCATGGTGGGGATTCGGACGCTGACAGCGGAACCGATCGAATCGAAAATCCGCGTGGCGCAGGCGGCTCTCAGCGCCGTCGTGCTGACGGGCCTGGTTGCGACGGTGGTGCTGAGTGCCGGCTTCGCGTTTCAGCATCCACTAACGAACTTAAACGAGTTGGCGTGCGCGAGCCGCGTGATGCAGGCGCTGCGCGGCTGGATCGGCGGCGTCGCGTTGCCACTGCCGTACGAGTATCTCACCGGCCTCGACCAGGTGCTGCAACAGGATCAAGATCGCACCGCCGGCGGCGCGGTGTACTTGCTCGGCACGCTCAGTGAGCACGGACTGCCGTCGTTCTATCTGATCGCGACCGCACTCAAGACACCACTGCCGTTCCTGCTACTCGTGCTCGCGCGACCGTGGCGGTGGCATCGCCGCTACACCGACCTGGTGTGGCTGGCGCCGATTGCGTGGTTCGCAATCGAGATGAGTTATGGCCTGAACTCGCAAGTGGGACTGCGCTACCTCTTGCCGGTGTTTCCGTTCACCGCGCTGTTAGCAGGCGCGGCGTGGGATCATGGGCGCCCGCGACGCTGGCGCCAGCTCGCGACCGCTCTCGGCGTGCTCGCGGTCATTGAAGCGGCGTGGAATTGCCCGCACTATCTGTCGTACTTCAATCAACTCATTGGCTCGCGTGTGAACGCGTATCGCTACTTGGCGGATTCGAATCTCGATTGGGACCAAGCGCGTTTCGAGTTGTGGCGGTGGGAGGAGCGTCAGCAGCCCGGAACGTACTTCCTCGACGCGCGCTACGAGCCGCGCGCCGGCCTCGTGGTGGTGCGCGCCTCCGAGCTCGTCGGCGTGTACGACGTTGCAACGTACCGTTGGTTGCGCGAGGCCAACGCCCACGGCACCGCGCACTTGATCGATTCGGTGGGCGATGCGTTTCTCGTGTTTGCAGTCGATCCGAAAGTCGTGTTGCCGGCGACAGAGGCCGGGCAGAAGAGCGGTCCGCCCGGCGAGTAG
- a CDS encoding c-type cytochrome yields MFALLLALDGGRSWYARFASAKPPQSQSPDRADARAIAWPPGSDLKDDAPIGARVYAQHCAVCHGPDGRGDGPAAVALHPRPRDFTGGVFKLKSTASNEPPAFDDVRDAITRGMPGSAMPEWQDILSADDVTAVAEYVRDLGPHRAWGNPPHAAEPLLVPASADPALQGRELYGALSCGACHGIQGRGDGAAARELKDTWGQPDPPRDLSAPWTFSGGDSAEALYARIAFGMGGTPMPGYAEVAEPAQIAAVVAYVRSLARTPPWEPNGTFDDGVRAPDPVVRGEYLVESSMCGLCHSPVDAAGITLATHYLAGGMKITADAHGVFFAGNLTSDNDTGLGSWTVEQIADAIRSGHTRGRRLNLWSMPWQIFGTLTDADANAIASYLKTVPPVRNRVPAALHFGLLETVARKLRAPRPAAIPERLTRSPGNFGEEEPSATIALDLPLRVMEWLQAVILVGGLIMFVAVRAPKHGRRRRRRWPAVAFALVVVALVGIGVTIARLPALDMLSAEPLIRTFNAALPMPVEASVSRNTVAVLQRGRYLYGVASCAYCHSSDGSGGKKTSATTFGTIWMPNLTPHETGVGEWSDVALLRALVSGVGREGAAFHWQAMPWTQFSNYSVEDQHALLAYLRALPPVENGIPAAVSPKPNDCAAYTFWVRDSDDTPGCH; encoded by the coding sequence ATGTTCGCGCTCTTGCTCGCACTCGATGGGGGCCGGTCGTGGTACGCGCGCTTCGCGTCGGCAAAGCCGCCGCAATCGCAATCGCCCGATCGCGCCGACGCGCGCGCGATCGCATGGCCGCCGGGAAGTGATTTGAAAGACGACGCGCCGATTGGCGCACGTGTTTACGCGCAACACTGCGCCGTGTGTCACGGACCCGACGGTCGCGGCGACGGCCCCGCCGCCGTCGCTCTTCATCCTCGCCCGCGCGATTTCACGGGCGGCGTCTTCAAACTCAAATCGACTGCGAGCAATGAGCCGCCGGCATTCGACGACGTGCGCGACGCGATCACACGCGGCATGCCGGGGAGCGCAATGCCGGAGTGGCAAGACATTCTATCGGCAGACGACGTCACCGCCGTTGCTGAATACGTGCGCGATCTCGGTCCGCATCGCGCATGGGGCAACCCGCCGCACGCGGCTGAGCCGTTGTTGGTGCCGGCGTCGGCCGATCCAGCTCTTCAAGGACGCGAACTCTATGGCGCGCTCAGCTGCGGCGCGTGTCACGGCATCCAAGGACGAGGCGACGGCGCGGCAGCGAGGGAATTGAAGGACACGTGGGGTCAGCCCGATCCGCCGCGCGATCTCAGTGCGCCGTGGACCTTCAGTGGTGGTGACAGCGCGGAGGCACTGTACGCGCGCATCGCCTTCGGTATGGGCGGCACCCCGATGCCGGGCTACGCGGAGGTTGCCGAGCCGGCGCAGATTGCCGCGGTCGTCGCCTATGTCCGCTCCCTCGCCCGCACCCCACCGTGGGAACCCAACGGCACGTTCGACGACGGCGTGCGCGCGCCGGATCCCGTGGTGCGCGGCGAGTACCTCGTCGAGAGCAGCATGTGCGGTCTCTGCCACAGTCCGGTCGACGCCGCCGGCATCACGCTCGCCACGCACTACCTCGCTGGCGGCATGAAGATCACCGCTGATGCGCACGGCGTGTTCTTCGCCGGCAACCTCACCTCCGACAACGACACTGGCCTCGGCAGCTGGACGGTCGAACAGATCGCGGATGCGATCCGCAGTGGGCACACGCGCGGGCGGCGGCTCAATTTGTGGAGCATGCCGTGGCAGATCTTCGGCACGCTTACTGATGCCGATGCTAACGCCATCGCCAGTTACCTGAAGACCGTACCGCCGGTGCGCAATCGTGTACCGGCGGCGCTACATTTTGGATTGCTCGAAACCGTGGCGCGCAAGCTGCGCGCGCCGCGGCCGGCAGCGATCCCCGAACGACTTACACGATCGCCCGGGAATTTCGGGGAGGAGGAGCCGTCAGCGACGATCGCGCTGGATTTGCCACTGCGAGTCATGGAGTGGCTGCAGGCCGTCATCCTCGTTGGCGGCCTCATTATGTTCGTCGCGGTGCGAGCGCCAAAGCACGGCCGGCGGCGACGGCGGCGCTGGCCGGCCGTTGCCTTCGCGCTGGTGGTGGTTGCGCTGGTTGGCATCGGCGTCACGATCGCACGTTTGCCCGCCCTCGATATGCTGTCGGCGGAGCCGCTGATACGCACCTTCAACGCGGCCCTGCCGATGCCAGTCGAGGCGAGCGTCTCCCGCAATACGGTCGCCGTGCTCCAGCGCGGACGCTATCTGTACGGTGTGGCCTCGTGCGCCTATTGCCACAGCAGCGACGGTAGCGGCGGCAAGAAGACCAGCGCAACAACATTCGGCACCATTTGGATGCCTAACCTCACGCCGCACGAGACCGGCGTGGGCGAGTGGTCCGACGTGGCGCTGTTGCGCGCACTGGTGAGCGGAGTCGGGCGCGAAGGCGCGGCCTTTCACTGGCAAGCGATGCCGTGGACGCAGTTCTCGAACTACAGCGTCGAGGATCAACACGCACTGCTCGCCTACCTGCGCGCGTTGCCACCGGTCGAGAACGGGATTCCGGCCGCGGTGTCACCAAAGCCCAACGACTGCGCCGCCTACACCTTTTGGGTACGCGACAGCGATGACACGCCGGGATGTCATTAG
- a CDS encoding nucleoside hydrolase, which yields MIRSTLAIPIVLDTDVGTDVDDAIAIALLLASPELDARAVTTVSGDVTLRARIAKKLFTLGERANVPIAAGVREPILRQRNFLWLGHEGRAIVGDDESLPLSPVHGVDLFIDTVLRERPQVVTIGPLSNLAVAIMKEPAVIAAIPHLTVMGGSIGRALDVPQLEYNLGSDAEAAQLVLAAGIPTTLVPLDVTFRVFFATAELARLRASRSRLVQTVCDAIDVWAPIHAQFFGESRAFDPTTVAFLHDPLTLAVVFERSFVTMERLRLRPAIVDGIFRLMEEPNALEFEVATRVDAPAFVEFLLQRLMSLE from the coding sequence ATGATCAGAAGCACCCTTGCGATTCCCATCGTGCTCGATACCGATGTCGGCACCGACGTTGACGACGCGATTGCGATTGCGCTGTTGCTGGCGTCGCCGGAACTCGACGCGCGGGCGGTGACGACTGTTTCGGGCGATGTTACGCTGCGCGCGCGCATCGCGAAGAAACTCTTCACGCTCGGTGAGCGCGCGAACGTTCCAATCGCCGCCGGCGTGCGCGAACCCATTCTCCGCCAGCGCAACTTCCTGTGGCTGGGGCATGAAGGGCGCGCGATCGTCGGTGACGACGAGTCGCTGCCGCTATCGCCCGTGCACGGTGTCGATTTGTTCATCGACACCGTGCTGCGCGAACGGCCGCAGGTGGTGACGATCGGGCCCTTATCGAATCTCGCCGTCGCGATCATGAAAGAGCCGGCGGTGATCGCGGCGATTCCCCACCTGACCGTGATGGGCGGCTCGATCGGCCGCGCGCTCGATGTGCCGCAGCTCGAATACAATCTCGGCAGCGACGCCGAAGCCGCTCAGTTGGTGCTCGCCGCCGGTATCCCGACGACGCTGGTCCCGCTCGACGTGACCTTTCGCGTGTTCTTCGCTACCGCCGAGCTGGCGCGTCTACGCGCCTCGCGTTCACGGCTGGTGCAAACGGTATGTGACGCCATCGATGTGTGGGCTCCTATTCATGCACAGTTCTTTGGCGAGTCGCGAGCCTTCGATCCGACCACCGTGGCGTTCTTGCACGATCCCTTGACGCTGGCAGTGGTGTTCGAGCGTTCGTTCGTCACCATGGAGCGACTGCGGTTGCGGCCGGCGATCGTCGATGGGATCTTCCGTCTCATGGAAGAACCGAATGCGCTGGAGTTCGAGGTCGCCACCCGCGTCGATGCGCCGGCGTTCGTCGAGTTTCTGCTACAGCGGTTGATGAGTTTGGAATGA
- the rbsK gene encoding ribokinase, whose product MPSAISQILVIGSLNVDLVTRVPRLPAPGETVIGGTFHTAAGGKGANQAVASARMGAPVAMIGRVGDDMFGAMARAELTRAGVDITHVRTDADAATGTGQIVIDAAGQNSIAVASGANARLSPADIDSAAAVWERAAVLVLQLEIPLDTNAAAIARATALGIPVILNAAPAASFDDELRRAVSWLIVNEIEAAQRLRQPVSSIDEAMAAAAALGRLTPHVVVTLGAQGAVFTAGDSPRHVPAPPVAVVDTTAAGDAFVGALAAALWRGESDDAALRAAVVAGSLACTKLGAIPSLPTIDELRNFRTSSL is encoded by the coding sequence ATGCCATCAGCCATCAGCCAAATTCTCGTCATCGGCAGTCTCAACGTCGATCTGGTCACGCGCGTGCCGCGCCTCCCGGCACCGGGTGAGACGGTGATCGGCGGAACGTTTCACACCGCGGCGGGCGGCAAGGGCGCGAACCAAGCGGTGGCGTCGGCGCGCATGGGCGCGCCGGTTGCAATGATTGGTCGCGTCGGCGACGACATGTTTGGCGCGATGGCGCGCGCGGAACTCACGCGCGCCGGCGTCGACATCACGCACGTGCGAACGGATGCCGATGCGGCGACGGGGACGGGACAGATTGTCATCGACGCCGCCGGACAAAACTCGATTGCGGTCGCGTCGGGCGCGAACGCGCGTCTGTCGCCCGCGGACATCGACAGCGCCGCCGCAGTTTGGGAGCGAGCGGCCGTACTCGTCTTGCAGCTCGAGATTCCGCTCGATACCAACGCGGCGGCAATCGCACGCGCGACTGCGCTCGGTATTCCGGTGATCCTGAACGCTGCCCCGGCCGCGTCTTTCGATGACGAACTCCGGCGCGCGGTGAGCTGGTTGATCGTCAACGAGATCGAGGCGGCGCAACGGCTCAGGCAGCCGGTCTCTTCGATCGACGAGGCAATGGCTGCGGCGGCTGCGCTCGGTCGACTGACCCCGCATGTTGTCGTGACATTGGGCGCACAGGGCGCGGTGTTCACTGCCGGCGATTCGCCGCGGCACGTTCCCGCACCGCCCGTCGCGGTCGTGGACACGACCGCCGCCGGCGACGCGTTCGTCGGCGCACTGGCGGCCGCGTTGTGGCGCGGCGAGTCGGACGATGCAGCGCTGCGCGCCGCTGTCGTCGCGGGAAGCCTCGCCTGCACGAAGCTGGGAGCGATCCCGTCGCTCCCCACCATCGATGAACTCCGGAATTTCCGAACGTCTTCCTTGTAG
- a CDS encoding glycerophosphodiester phosphodiesterase: MQLVWHMARATRHEPPNTVAGIDAALAAGAQRIEIDVRLLADADALLSHDRQLADGRSVRALTAAQVHAEALPTLSQAVQRIADSGALLQVDLKDEGALTPAEIQRVADLVAPLGERVIVGSMIDWNLRALRAAAPSLQLGFDPLLYFHHWENRPTEVPFPRQRGAYEYWDDHPLATVPMMPVRDYVMVRLGALQATVPRLDEVMLHYPTLLRAIHDGVDVVAFFHAHSTKVLAWTLDADTANAAHVFAQLSAAGVDTLVTNTPREFARRA; encoded by the coding sequence ATGCAACTCGTCTGGCACATGGCGCGCGCGACCCGACACGAGCCGCCCAACACCGTGGCCGGTATCGACGCGGCGCTGGCGGCCGGTGCGCAGCGGATCGAGATCGACGTGCGGCTGCTCGCCGATGCCGACGCGTTGCTGTCCCACGATCGCCAGCTTGCCGACGGCCGCTCCGTGCGCGCGCTCACCGCCGCGCAGGTGCACGCCGAGGCATTGCCGACGTTGTCGCAGGCGGTGCAGCGCATCGCCGACTCCGGCGCGTTGCTGCAAGTGGACCTCAAAGACGAAGGCGCGTTGACGCCCGCCGAGATTCAGCGCGTGGCGGATCTGGTTGCGCCACTCGGCGAGCGCGTGATCGTTGGCAGCATGATCGATTGGAACCTGCGCGCGCTGCGCGCCGCCGCGCCGTCACTGCAATTGGGGTTTGATCCACTGCTCTACTTTCATCATTGGGAGAACCGCCCGACCGAGGTACCGTTCCCGCGCCAGCGCGGCGCGTATGAATACTGGGACGATCATCCGCTCGCGACCGTGCCGATGATGCCGGTGCGGGACTACGTCATGGTCCGGCTCGGGGCGTTGCAGGCGACAGTGCCGCGACTCGACGAGGTCATGCTGCACTACCCGACGCTGCTGCGGGCGATACACGACGGGGTGGACGTCGTCGCTTTCTTTCACGCGCACAGCACCAAGGTGTTGGCGTGGACGCTCGACGCCGACACGGCGAACGCGGCGCATGTCTTCGCGCAGCTCAGCGCGGCGGGCGTCGATACGCTGGTGACGAACACACCGCGAGAATTCGCTCGGCGGGCGTAA